ATTCTAAGAGTAAGAGCAATATCATTATAAACTGAAACATCTCCAATGCCATAAATACATGAAACCGTACTAACTATTATAGTATCCTTACGCTCTAATAAACTCTTAACAGCTGAAAGCCTCATTTGTTCTATATGAGCATTAATTTGTGCATCTTTTTCAATGAAAGTATCACGAGAAGGAATATAAGCCTCTGGCTGATAATAATCATAGTAAGAAACAAAATACTCTATTGCATTATTTGGAAAAAAATCTCTCATTTCAGCATATAATTGAGCAGCAAGTGTCTTATTAGGAGCGAGAATAAGCGATTGTTTTCCAGATCTAGCTATGACATTCGCCATAGTATAAGTTTTACCTGAACCAGTAACGCCTAAAAGGGTTTGATATTTATAACCATAATCCAATCCTTTCAACAAACTTTCGATAGCTTTTGGCTGGTCACCAGCAGGTTCATAAGGCTGATGAAGATTAAAAGAACTATTTGGAAAATTTACAAATTTACAAAATGTCATGCTAAACTCTGTCTGAAAGAATATTTCTTCGAAATATATTATATAAATATTTTTATTGTTACTTAAAATTATGAATGATTTATTTAAACCTGTCCAATTAGCTCCTCGTGACCCAATATTAGGTCTTAACGAACAATTTAATTCTGATAACAGAACAGAAAAAGTTAATTTAGGAGTAGGCGTTTATTATGATGAAAATGGAAAAATTCCTTTGATGCAAGCTGTGTATAAGGCAGAGCTATCATATATGGAAAAGGCCATGCCAAAAGGGTATTTACCAATAGATGGAATAGCAAGCTATAACAAAGCAGCTGCAAAATTATTATTAGGTTCAAATTCCCAAGTTTTATCAGAAAATAGAAGTGTGACTGTCCAAACTCTTGGAGGAACTGGAGCACTCAAAATTGGAGCAGATTTTCTTAAGCAATTATTACCAAATTCAAAAGTTCTTATTAGCAATCCAAGTTGGGAAAATCATAAAGCATTATTTGAACGCGCCGGATTTGAGGTAGATAATTATCCTTATTATGATCCAATTACTCATGGTCTAGATTTTGAAAATATGCTGTCAAAATTAAAAAATACAGCACAAAAATCAATTATAGTATTACATGCATGCTGCCATAATCCTACTGGTATCGATCCTACTAAAGAACAATGGAGACAAATTGCAGAAGTAATCAAAGATCGAAATCTAATCCCATTTTTAGATATAGCTTATCAAGGTTTTAGCAATGGATTGGAAGAAGATGCGCAAGTAGTAAGAATGTTTACTGAAATGGATCTTCTTTGCTTTATTAGTTCATCATTCTCTAAATCATTCTCTCTTTACGGAGAAAGAGTAGGTGCTTTAACCGTGACAACCAATGAAAAAGATGAATCAATAAAGGTATTAAGTCAGATTAAAAGAATTATTAGAACAATATATTCTAACCCACCAACTCATGGAGCTACTATCGTAAGCTCTGTATTAAATTCAAATGAATTATTCAAAGCATGGGAAGAAGAACTATCCATTATGCGCCAAAGAATCAAACTTATGAGACAAACATTAGTCAATAAGATTAATGAACATGGCGTAAAGCAAGACTTTAGTTTTGTTTTAGATCAGAAAGGTATGTTCTCTTATTCAGGATTAAATAAAGAACAAGTAGAAAATTTAAAAGATAAATTTGCAGTATACGCAGTTTCTAGCGGCAGAATATGTGTAGCTGCATTAAATAATAGAAACGTTGACACAGTAGCTTACAGTATTGCACAAGTTATAAATAAATAGTATTTAAAGATTAAAGGGATAATAGTATTAATATATTATCCCTTTAGTTAGAATTAATGGTTTAATAAACTATTATCTATATTATTCTGATTTTTTTTCGTAATACTACCTTTTTTATTTGTTCGTATTTTTTTATTAGATAAATTAACAGGATGTTCTAAAGCAACATCAAATACTTTATCAATCCATTTTACTGGTACTATTTCAATATCTTGTTTGACAAAGTCTGGTATATCAGTCAAATCCCTAACATTTGTTTCTGGGATAATAATAGTTTTAATACCACCACGATGTGCTGCCAATATTTTCTCTTTGAGTCCTCCTATTGGTAAAACCTCTCCCCTCAAAGTAATCTCTCCTGTCATAGCAACATCAGATCTAACAGCAATTTTAGACAATGCTGAGACCATAGCTGTTGTAATTGCTATGCCAGCTGAAGGGCCATCCTTTGGTGTAGCTCCTTCTGGGACATGAATATGCATGTCTCTCTTATTAAACATGTCTTCTGAAAAATTAAAATACTCTGATTTTGATCTTACAACAGTACGAGCTGCTTCTATCGATTCCTTCATAACATCGCCCAAAGAACCAGTTCTTAAAATATTACCCTTACCAGGGATATCTGCAACTTCCACTGTTAACAAATCTCCACCAACTTCGGTCCAAGCCAAAGCAGTAACTTGCCCAATCCTGTTATCTTTTTCTGCAGAACCAAAATCATAACGACGAACACCAAGATAATCACCTATATTGTCACTATCAACAGTTGTTGATAACAAAACAGAAGATTTACCACCTTCACTATTTTTTAGAGAATTTTTAACAACTTTTCTGCAAATTTTACTAATTTCTCTTTCTAAAGAACGGACACCAGCTTCTCTTGTATAATACCGAATTATATCTAATATGGCATTTTCAGAAATTTCTAATTCATTCTTTAATAAACCATTATTCTTGAATAACTTAGGAACTAAATGCTGCTTCGCTATATGTAGTTTTTCATGTTCAGTATATCCAGATAAATTAATAATTTCCATACGATCTAATAGAGCTGGCGGTATGTTCATAGTATTGCTTGTAGCAACAAACATAACATCAGAAAGATCAAAATCAATTTCAATATAATGATCTTGAAATGAATTATTTTGCTCTGGATCTAAAACTTCCAATAATGCTGATGCAGGATCACCTCTAAAATCCATACCTATTTTATCAATTTCATCAAGCAAGAATAAAGGATTACGAACACCAGATTTAGATATATTTTGCAAAATCTTACCAGGCATAGATCCTATATAAGTGCGACGATGACCACGAATTTCAGCCTCATCTCTAACTCCACCAAGAGCCATTCTAACAAACTTTCTATTTGTGGCCATAGCAATAGATTGACCTAATGATGTTTTACCTACTCCAGGAGGGCCAACCAAACATAAAATTGGAGCTTTAAGCTTCTGAACTCTTTTTTGAACTGCCAAATACTCTAAAATACGTTCTTTTACTTTATCCAACCCATAATGATCAGCATCTAAAACATTTTCAGCCATACCTATATCTAAGTTGATTTTAGTTTTTTTCTTCCACGGCAAACTCAAAACTGTATCAATATAATTTCTTATAACATTAGCTTCTGCAGACATAGGAGACATCATTTTTAATTTCAAAAATTCTGCCTCTAACTTCTTACGAGCTTCCTTTGTCATATAAGTAGATGATATTCTATTCTCTAATTCATCTAAACCTAAATTATCATCACTCTCGCCTAACTCTTTTTGTATGGCTTTAAATTGCTCATTGAGATAGTAATCTCTTTGACTTTTTTCCATCTGTTTTTTTATGCGAGTTTTGATTTTTTTCTCTACTTGCAAAATTTCGATTTCGCTATCTATTTGAGATAGTAAAAACTCTATTCTTTCAACTACAGACCCCATTTCTAAAATATTTTGTTTGTATTCAAGCTTTATGGGCAAATGAGAGGATATAGTATCAACAAATCGATAAATATCATTTATATCTGACAACGATGTTAACACCTCTGTAGGAATTTTTTTATTTAGTTTTAAATACTGATCAAATTGTTCTATTAGAGTTCTTTTCAGAGCTTCTATTTCTATATCAGAAGCATCATGTTGTTCATTTTTTATATCAGTTATATGACACATGAAATGTGACTCTAAATCTTCTACAGAATTAATATCAACTCTGCCAACACCTTCCACTAATACTTTTACAGTGCCGTCAGGTAATTTTAACATTTGCAAAATATTAGCCACACAACCAACATGATATAAATCACTAGCATCAGGCTCATCTTTACCAGCTGATTTCTGAGTAACAAGAACAACATTCTTATCACCTTCCATAGCTATCTCAAGCGCTCGAATAGAACGAGATCTACCAACAAATAAAGGAACAGTCATATAAGGAAATATAACAACATCCCTCAATGGAAGTAACGGCAAAGACACTGATTCAGAAAGAACAGTCTGGCTTGCAGACATAAGCAAATCCTCAATTTAATAGGCACAAAAGTTAAAATAGGTACATCCAAATTTATATAACCATATATTTGGTATCAATAATCAACAATTCAATATCATTGATAAAAAGAATTTTATCTATTCTCAGTTTAATATTACAACATTAAATCTCTAATCACTATTATCAAGACTAATTTCTCAAATAAGAAATTTTTATTTCATCCGAGTTATCAACAACATCTACTACTACTTTAGCAATATTCTCATCATCTGGAATGCTGTACATTGTATCAAATAAAAGATTCTCTACTATAGACCTCAAACCACGAGCCCCTGTTTTATATTTCAATGCTTTTTTAGCAATAACTTTTAAAGATGCTTCTGTAAAATTAAGAAGTACATTATCAATAGAAAAAATCATTTGAAATTGTTTTATGATAGCGTTCTTTGGTTCAGTAAGTACTTTTAGTAAAGCACATTCATTTAACTCTTCCAATGAGGATATTATTGGTATACGACCAACCAATTCTGGAATGAGACCATATTTAATCAGATCATCTGCTTCTACCTCAGAAAATATATTAGCAACGCTATTACCTTCTATATCAACAATATCTGCGTTAAATCCAATACTATTTTTACTAGTTCTATTCATAATAATTTTCTTGATGCCATCAAACGCACCTCCAACTATAAATAATATATTGCTAGTATCTATCTGGATTGATTTTTGGCTAGGGTTTTTCCTTCCTCCATCAGCTGGAATATTTGCAATTGTACCTTCAATAATTTTTAACAATGCCTGTTGAACTCCTTCTCCAGAAACGTCCCTAGTTATGGAAGGGTTTTCTGACTTACGTGCAATTTTATCTATTTCATCAATAAAAATAATTCCTTTTTGGGCCTTATCTATATCAAAATCACAACTTTGCAATAATTTGTGTAGCATGTTTTCAACATCATCACCAACATAACCAGCTTCTGTTAATGTAGTGGCATCAGCTATAACAAAAGGAACATCCATGATTTTTGACAAGGTTTGACACAAAAGAGTTTTTCCTGAACCAGTTGGCCCTATAAGAAGTATATTACTCTTATTTAACTCTATATCGCTTTCATTTAGTTCACAACAAGACAAACGTTTATAATGATTATAGGCAGCAACAGATAATATTTTTTTAGAAGAATCTTGTCCTATAACATACTGGTCTAAATGTTTTTTTATTTCACTAGGCTTTAGTATTTTTTTAGAAATATCTATTGATTTATTTTCAGAATAATTATCCTCTTTAAGGATTCTATTGCATTCTTCAATGCACTCATCGCAGATAAAAAGAGATGAAGGACCGGCTACTAATCTAATAGCCTCTTTTTTACTTTTACCACAAAACGAGCAGTTTTCACCACCTGTGTGAATATTAGAATTATTATTATCGGACATAAAGATCACTTAAATATTTTTAAAAAACTTTCAATTGTAAAAACTTAACGATTTGTTAAAACCTTATCTATTAAGCCATAAGACAAAGCCTCATTAGCAGACATAAAATAATCACGATCTGTGTCTCCAATAATGGTTTCTATGCTTTGACCTGTGTTATATGCCATAATGGAATTCAACATATCTCTCAATCTTAAAATCTCTTTAGCATGAATTTGAATATCAGATGACTGCCCTTTCACTCCTCCTGATGGCTGATGTATCATGATAGAAGAACTAGGCAAACTAAAACGTTTCCCCTTTTCTCCAGCAGATAATAAAAAAGCACCCATGCTAGCAGCAATCCCAGTACACATTGTAGAAACATCAGGTTTAATAAATTTCATGGTATCAAAAATAGCCAAACCAGCATAGACAGAACCACCAGGAGAATTTATGTATAGATGTATATCTTTTTTAGGATTTTCTGACTCTAAGAACAACATTTGAGCAACCACTAAATTAGCCATATTATCGTCAATAGGACCAACTAAGAATATAATTCTTTCTTTTAATAATCTAGAATAAATATCGTAAGCACGCTCACCTTTTCCAGAGTTTTCTACAACCATAGGAACGTAATTAAATGAAAAATCATCTGTTTGATTATTATTCATATTTACAATTGTTCTTTTATTAGTCATTCTAATCCCATTAAATTTTCGAATGTTAGTTCTTCCTCTGAAATATTAGCTCTACTTAAAATATGATCAACGATATTATTTTCGAGAATCAAGGCTGCTACTTCTGACTTCTTATTAGAATCTGCCATATAATGGCTCACAAATTTTTCTGGATCTTCATAATTTTTAGCAAAATTATTTAAATAAGACAAAATCTGTTCATCATCGACTTTGATATCATTATTCTTAGCTATCTCAGACATGATTAGCCCTAACTTAACCATCTTTTTAGATTCCTCTTCAAGCAAGATGTCTTTAGATAAACTCTCAAGATCTTTTATATTGCCATCTTTAAGTCTACTTTTTAAAGAGTTAAGCCTTAATTGCATTTCGTTTCTTATTAAAACTTCTGGAATTTCAAATTCTATATTTTTAAGCAAAACACCCATTACACTATCTTTGTTTAGATTCTTTAATCTAATACCGATCTCTCTTTCTATACTAGATTTTACATTCTCTTCTAACTTTTCTAAATTAAAGTTATCTTCATTACTAAACAATTTGGCAAAATTGTCATCTAAATCTGGCAAGGTTCCTACAAAAACTTCCTTGACTGTAATAGAAAATTTAGCTTCTTTACCTGCAACTTTAGAATCATGATATGTATCAGGAAATTTTAAATCTAGTTCTTTACTATCACCTTCTCTCATCCCAATTAAAGAATTTTCAAAATCAGGCAATAATTGATTATTACCGACAATAACAGAAAGAGATTCAGAACTACCACCTTCAAAAGAAACACCATCTATAGTGGCATTATAGCTAAGAATAATTTTGTCTCCAATTTCAGCACAATGATCATCTTTCTTTTCAAAAACAGATCTTTGTTTTTGCAAAATAGCCAGTGTTTTTTTAACATCTTCTTCCGTAAGATTATGCCTATAACGTTTAATATCTAAACTTTCAAATGATGGAATAGAAATTTCAGGATATATTTCAAATTCAGCTGCAAAGCATAATTCATCAGAATTATTAATAGAATCGACAGGTATAATATTTGGATAACCAACTACGAATAAATTATTTTCTTTTACCAATTGATCAAATGAGTTGCTAAGAAGTTTAGTAACAACATCTTGACGAACATTATGACCATAAGTGCGCTTAACAACACTAATAGGAGCCTTACCTGGCCTAAAACCAGAAATTTTAGTATTCCTTGATAAACTTAGCAGTTCCTTTTCTAATTCGTCTTCAATACAAGAATTAGAAATTTTCAAAACAGCACGACGCTTCAAACTAGAAAGAGATTCAATAATAGGTTGCATTTAAAAATTATCCAAATAAATAGTTAAACAAATTAATATTTTGAAAATACTATAGAGATTATAGAACAATTTGATTATTTAGAATAATCTTGACATTAAATGACAACTAAAACTCTGAAAATATAATTTTCTTTGTAAATACAAAAAAATAAATAATCATCAATATATGTATTTTTACAAAATATAGATCACCACAAAAAATAAAAAACCACTCATTTAAAGAGTGGTTTTTTTACAAAAATAAAAATTATTGTATTATCTGAATCTTAGTAGCCTGCAAACCTTTTGGGCCTGTAGTAACAACAAAACTGACTCTCTGATTTTCCTCAAGTGATTTAAATCCTGAACCTTGAATTTCTGAAAAATGTACGAATAGATCTTTGCCACCAGACTCTGGAGAGATAAAACCATATCCTTTTTCAGTATTAAACCACTTAACAACACCAGTTTCCAACATATTGTATTTCCTTAAAGATATAGGCATATAGCCGAAAACACAACCACTTAAGGAGAGAGCAATAGAACAATAACTATATCCAAAAAAGACACAAAGTACTGAACGAAAAATCTCAACACCTGAGATCGTGTGTTAGTAATGCTACAAAGCAACATACTAACGTAATAACAAACTAAAAGCCCAAAATAAAAATTAAAGCGATCCTAATTAAAGTAATTATTGAAAAATTCACAATTTAACAACATCAAATATCTAACATAAAATATTTCAATTAACAAACCATGACTCAATTTACTAAAATAGAATCAATATAAACTATACGGCAAAACAAATTATGTTTACAATAAAAGTATAAAATAACTTGAAAGATCGTATATTGGTGCGAAGAAGGGGACTCGAACCCATACGCCTTTCGGCGCCAGGACCTAAACCTGGTGCGTCTACCAATTTCGCCACCTTCGCAACATTTTATCATTATATCATTTTACTTATAAAAAAACCATGAATCCTAGGCTAAATAAATTAAATCCCTACCCTTTCGAAAAACTTCGAAGTCTTTTGTCAGGAGTTAGTTACAAAAAAGAACAACTAGAACCAATAAATTTATCAATAGGTGAACCAAAACATCCGTCGCCAAAATCTATTGCTGACGCGATAAAAGACAATATTTCAAGCATATCCCATTACCCAGCAACAAAAGGAGAAGAATTACTAAGAGAAACAATAGCAAACTGGATAGAAAATCGTTATATTGCAACAAAAATAGATCCAAATACACAAATATTACCAGTTCTCGGATCAAGAGAAGCTTTATTTTCGTTTACGCAAATTGTTATAGATAATTCTTTTAGAAATCCTGTTGTAATATGCCCTAATCCATTTTATCAAATTTATGAAGGAGCATCGATATTAGCTGGAGCTGAGCCTTATTATGTTAACCTAGATCCAGAAAATAATTTTTCTTGTAAGTGGGATGATGTTCCAACAGAAATATGGGATAGAACTCAACTAGTATTTGTATGTTCTCCTGGAAACCCTGCTGGGAATGTTATAAATTTGGAAGAATGGAAAAAAATATTTGAATTATCTCAAAAATATAATTTTGTTATTGCTTCTGATGAATGTTATTCAGAAATTTACCATGATGAGTCTAACCCTCCATTAGGAGGACTACAAGCTGCAAATATTTTAGGAATAAAAGACTATAACAACCTAGTGGTCTTTTCTAGTTTATCTAAAAGATCCAGTGTTCCAGGATTAAGATCTGGATTTGTTGCTGGCGATTCAAAAATAATGAACAAATTCTTACTTTATAGAACTTATAATGGTAGTGCAATGAGCCCATTAATATCAGCCGCAAGCATAGCAGCATGGAGTGACGAAAAACATGTTCATGCAAACCGCCAGCTATATAATGATAAAATAGAGATTTTCTACTCAAAAATAAATAAATATTTGGAAGTAACTAAACCACAAGCATCCTTTTATATATGGGCAAAAACTCCTGTTTCAGATACAGAATTCACAAAAAAACTATACCAAGAGGAATCAATTACAGTTCTTCCAGGCAGTTTCCTAGCTCGTGAATATCTAGGAGTAAATCCTGGAAATAAAAGAATAAGAATCGCTCTAGTATCCTCATTAGAGGAATGTATAGAAGCCGCTAATAGAATTGCTAGATTTGTACAAACATACTATTAATAACTAACTATAAATTAAAAATTATGAATTCAGATATACAAAATAAAATTGAAAAAGCTTGGGAAGATAGAAATAATATTTCTCCATCAAATATAGATAAAGATACAGATAACGCTATTCAAACAACAATAGAATTATTAGATACTGGAAAACTAAGGGTTTCTGAAAAAATTGATGGGGAATGGATTACTCATCAATGGATTAAAAAAGCTGTTCTGTTATCTTTTAGAACAAAAAATAATCAAGTGATTGGAGAAGACCCTTTAGTTTTTTACGATAAAGTACCTTTAAAATTCAGTAAATTTGATAATAATGCATTTAAAAATGGTGGCTATAGAGTTGTCCCTAATGCAGTAGCAAGAAAAGGTTCATTTATAGGAAAAGATGTAGTTCTTATGCCATCTTACGTAAATATTGGAGCATATGTTGGAGAAGGCACTATGGTAGACACATGGGCTACTGTTGGCTCTTGTGCCCAAATTGGTAAAAATGTACATTTGTCAGGTGGAGTAGGTATTGGTGGAGTACTAGAACCATTACAAGCAAATCCAACAATTATAGAAGACAACTGCTTCATTGGAGCAAGATCAGAAGTAGTTGAAGGCGTTATAGTAGAAGAAAATTCTGTTTTAGCAATGGGAGTATTCTTATCACAAAGCACAAAAATTCTAGACAGAACAACTAAAAAAGTCACTTACGGCAGAATACCTTCTGGATCAGTTGTTGTACCTGGTTCAATCCCATCTGATGATGGAACTTACAGTTTAGCATGTGCCGTGATTGTAAAAAGAGTAGATGCAAAAACTAGATCAAAAACAAGTATTAATGATTTATTGAGAGCATAATGTCAGAAAAGAGCCTAACCTTACAAATCGCAAAAAAACTTATTGGATGCAAATCAGTAACTCCAGAAGATGCTGGATGTCAAAATTTATTAATAGAAGAGTTAAAAAAATTTGATTTTCAAATTCAAACTATTGTTAAAAACGGAGTGACTAATCTCTTTGCAATCAGAGAAAGAAAAGGCCCATTGTTAGCTTTTGCTGGGCATTCAGATGTGGTCCCAGCTGGAAACCTGGATCAATGGACAACAGATCCTTTCATCCCAATAGAAAGTAATGGTTTTTTGTATGGTAGAGGCTCTTCTGACATGAAAGGTTCTATAGCTGCATTCTTAGTTGCAACTATGGAATTTCTAGAAGAAAATCCTAATCATGATGGTTCTATAGCTTTTATAATAACCTCAGATGAAGAAGGACCTGCAAATTACGGAACTAAAATTGTATGTGACTATCTTAAAAACAAAAACATAGAAATAGATTATTGCATCGTAGGAGAACCAACCTCGGAAAAAGAACTAGGTGATATGTTTAAAAATGGACGTCGCGGATCTTTATCAGGGAATCTAACAATAAACGGAATACAAGGCCATGTTGCTTATCCTCATCTTGCTAATAATCCTATACATCTAGCGCCAGAGGCACTCTTAGAAATTATTAATATTAAATGGGACAATGGGAATGAATACTTCCCTCCTACAACCTTTCAAATTTCCAATATTCATTCTGGAAATGGAGCTACGAATGTAATTCCAGGAGAATTAGAGATAAAGTTTAATCTACGTTTTTCTACTGAAAATACCCCTGAATCTTTAAAATCAAAAATTCATTCAATATTAGAAAAACATAACTTGAATTACAATATAGAATGGATTTTAAACGGAGACCCTTTTTTAACGAAAACAGGAACTTTGACAGATACATTATCTAAATCCATTAAAGAAGAACTTGGAATAGAAAGCAAAATGTCTACTTCTGGAGGCACATCAGATGGTCGTTTTCTTACCAAAGTAAGCAAACAAATAGTAGAGTTTGGCCCTTGCAATGAAACAATACACAAAGTAAATGAATGTGTAAAAATAACAGATTTAGCAAAATTAAAAAATATCTACAAAAAAGTTATAGAAAAACTATTAACTAAATAAATATTATGTCTATTAATAATACTAACCCTATATCTAAATCAAAACCAATAAAAGAATTAATTAGGTATGCCACTTACTGCTTAGATAAAGAAAATTTATTTTTTGGCCATGGT
The sequence above is drawn from the Candidatus Kinetoplastibacterium crithidii (ex Angomonas deanei ATCC 30255) genome and encodes:
- the dapE gene encoding succinyl-diaminopimelate desuccinylase; its protein translation is MSEKSLTLQIAKKLIGCKSVTPEDAGCQNLLIEELKKFDFQIQTIVKNGVTNLFAIRERKGPLLAFAGHSDVVPAGNLDQWTTDPFIPIESNGFLYGRGSSDMKGSIAAFLVATMEFLEENPNHDGSIAFIITSDEEGPANYGTKIVCDYLKNKNIEIDYCIVGEPTSEKELGDMFKNGRRGSLSGNLTINGIQGHVAYPHLANNPIHLAPEALLEIINIKWDNGNEYFPPTTFQISNIHSGNGATNVIPGELEIKFNLRFSTENTPESLKSKIHSILEKHNLNYNIEWILNGDPFLTKTGTLTDTLSKSIKEELGIESKMSTSGGTSDGRFLTKVSKQIVEFGPCNETIHKVNECVKITDLAKLKNIYKKVIEKLLTK